From the genome of Onthophagus taurus isolate NC chromosome 5, IU_Otau_3.0, whole genome shotgun sequence, one region includes:
- the LOC111416218 gene encoding activated RNA polymerase II transcriptional coactivator p15 → MPKTKKRVQSSDSDSDSGPDDKLPVKKSKPEAAKPSKKSDGDDELSWDLGKNRFVKLTEFKGKWYVNIREFYMDAGGDLKPGKKGIMLTMEQWQKFKGIIGDIEDAVKRNI, encoded by the exons atgccTAAAACTAAGAAAAGGGTTCAATCTTCTGATTCCGATTCGGATTCTGGTCCAGATGat aaattaccggttaaaaaatcgaaaccGGAGGCTGCAAAACCATCGAAAAAATCCGACGGGGATGATGAATTATCATGGGATTTAGGAAAGAAtcgttttgtaaaattaaccGAATTTAAAGGAAAATGGTACGTTAATATCCGAGAGTTTTATATGGATGCCGGAGGTGATCTAAAACCGGGGAAGAAAGGGATTATGCTAACGATGGAGCAATGGCAAAAATTCAAGGGGATTATCGGCGACATTGAAGACGCCGTTAAAaggaatatttaa
- the LOC111416217 gene encoding E3 ubiquitin-protein ligase MARCHF6, whose translation MDQQDCTENICRVCRSEEVPDRPLFHPCICTGTIKFIHQECLLQWMRYSRKEYCELCGYRFSFTPIYSPDMPRRLPLRDLAIGFLTSIITAAKYWLHYTLVAVAWLGVVPLTACRIYQFVFSGNIEVIITTENIAGDIFHGCFVVTCTLFTFIGLVWLREQVLHGGGPNWLGENENVPENENIVEVLLPNNNEENLLNQENIEENEIVDNEENNENNWIPMEWDRAAEEVTWERLLGLDGSLAFLEHVFWVLSLNSLFILIFAFTPYHIGMIFLSSLNLKTANFHFEGLLTTLLGYLIIGFLLILLHYIAALFGLQKARRILGLCYVVVKVSMLSVVEIGILPLICGWWLDICSLAMFDATLKDRELSFKLAPGTSIFIHWLIGMVYVYYFASFVLLLREILRPGVLWFLRNLNDPDFSPIQEMIHLPILRHVRRLILSAIIFGSAVMLMIWVPIRVLKAFFPSFLPYTVSLSGGESQVNELSLELLLLQVILPALLEQSHTRNWLKKFVKSWCKVISWCLGLGSYLLGDENEANQDEQNRDENQQDPPGGENEPNEAENERVEVENEDDDENDEDNHPTLFMRVAYHQNEAENSQELAGNSSKQVENQEINENGVQNHQIEPNEIDEHQDQENPNLIQNPVPNQNQNPRQNNPNQAQNDFQPEVIGGGLGAVHHALLLREGRTGYQPYEKPNFFALKLLLLVTLISITLILTSLLALTIPVYLGRKIMSFWFINSLPINSSTHRQMAVVQTGVKIYELYTAACGTYFCWLIARGTSLIFGFLPQGRKEIFEKLKNWFLIGAKMFISGVILLGLIPFLFGLLLELVIIVPLRVPIYQTPVFFVWQDWALGVLYTKIACAITMMGPDWWLKTAIERVYRDGLREMQLKVVLKDLAGPVLVCFGLFLAVPYVLAYSLAPIFIVNIQIRILIARRIYPFLLLMGIGAFAVILQIRQLKRLYEHIKNDKYLVGQRLVNYNHR comes from the coding sequence ATGGATCAACAAGATTGTACCGAAAATATATGTAGAGTGTGTCGTTCGGAAGAAGTCCCCGATCGGCCGCTTTTCCACCCTTGCATTTGTACCGgcacaattaaatttatccaTCAGGAGTGCCTCCTACAATGGATGCGGTATTCCCGGAAAGAATATTGCGAATTATGTGGTTACCGCTTTTCGTTTACTCCGATTTATTCGCCGGATATGCCCCGGAGACTCCCTTTACGCGACCTTGCAATCGGTTTTTTAACTTCGATTATAACCGCGGCGAAATATTGGTTGCATTATACTTTAGTGGCGGTGGCTTGGTTGGGGGTTGTGCCGCTTACGGCGTGTCGAATATACCAATTTGTGTTTTCGGGGAACATCGAGGTTATAATAACCACAGAGAATATAGCAGGGGACATTTTCCATGGATGTTTTGTTGTAACTTGcactttatttacttttattggCTTGGTTTGGTTGAGAGAGCAAGTTTTGCATGGAGGGGGGCCGAATTGGTTGGGGGAAAACGAAAATGTCCCTGAAAATGAGAACATAGTTGAAGTGTTATTACCCaataataacgaagaaaaCTTGCtaaatcaagaaaatattgaagaaaacgaaattgtGGATAATGAAGAGAATAATGAGAATAATTGGATCCCTATGGAGTGGGATCGCGCGGCGGAAGAAGTGACTTGGGAGCGACTTTTGGGGTTAGATGGATCCTTAGCTTTCTTGGAGCACGTTTTTTGGGTCTTATCCCTTAATAGTTTGTTTATATTGATATTTGCGTTCACCCCTTATCACATTGGGATGATCTTTTTATCCTCCCTTAACTTAAAAACGGCGAATTTTCACTTCGAGGGGCTTTTAACGACACTTTTGGGCTACTTGATTATTGGGTTCTTATTGATTTTGTTGCATTACATCGCCGCGTTGTTTGGGTTGCAGAAAGCAAGGCGAATACTCGGACTATGCTATGTTGTAGTCAAGGTTTCAATGCTATCAGTCGTTGAAATCGGGATTTTGCCGCTAATTTGCGGATGGTGGCTGGATATTTGCTCCTTGGCTATGTTTGATGCAACCTTAAAGGACCGCGAATTGAGTTTTAAGCTAGCCCCAGGAACCTCGATCTTTATACATTGGCTAATAGGCATGGtctatgtttattattttgcaaGCTTCGTTTTATTATTGCGCGAAATTTTGCGCCCGGGCGTTTTATGGTTCTTGCGCAACTTAAACGACCCCGATTTTAGCCCAATTCAAGAAATGATACACTTACCCATACTAAGACACGTGCGCCGATTAATCTTATCCGCGATTATTTTCGGCAGCGCCGTTATGTTGATGATTTGGGTCCCAATTCGCGTCCTAAAAGCTTTCTTCCCATCCTTTTTACCCTACACTGTATCCCTAAGCGGGGGCGAAAGCCAAGTGAACGAGCTATCATTAGAGTTATTATTGTTACAAGTGATTTTACCCGCGCTGTTGGAGCAAAGCCACACGAGAAATTGGTTAAAAAAGTTCGTTAAAAGTTGGTGCAAAGTGATTTCGTGGTGTTTAGGACTCGGCTCATACCTCTTAGGCGACGAAAACGAAGCAAATCAAGACGAACAAAACCGCGATGAGAACCAACAAGATCCACCTGGGGGCGAAAATGAACCGAACGAAGCCGAAAATGAACGAGTCGAAGTCGAAAATGAAGATGATGACGAAAACGACGAAGATAATCACCCAACTTTATTCATGAGAGTTGCGTATCATCAAAACGAAGCGGAAAATTCACAAGAACTCGCCGGGAATAGCTCAAAACAAGTTgaaaatcaagaaataaacgaaaatgGGGTTCAAAATCACCAAATTGAACCAAACGAAATCGATGAACACCAAGATCAAGAAAatccaaatttaatacaaaaccCTGTCccaaatcaaaatcaaaatcctCGCCAAAATAACCCAAATCAAGctcaaaatgattttcaaccggaagtgattggaGGTGGTTTAGGTGCGGTACATCACGCCCTCTTGCTTCGCGAAGGTCGAACCGGTTACCAACCGTACGAAAAGCCGAATTTTTTCGCGTTAAAACTCCTTTTATTGGTAACGTTAATTTcgataactttaatattaaccaGTTTATTAGCCCTAACGATTCCCGTTTATTTGGGTCGAAAAATAATGTCGTTTTGGTTTATTAATTCGTTACCGATCAACTCGTCTACTCATCGGCAGATGGCAGTCGTTCAAACGGGggttaaaatttatgaattgtATACGGCTGCGTGTGGGACTTATTTTTGTTGGTTGATAGCGCGCGGGACTTCGTTAATTTTCGGGTTTTTGCCGCAAGGTCGAAAAGAGATTTTTGAgaagttaaaaaattggtttttgaTCGGTgcgaaaatgtttatttcgggggtgattttgTTGGGGTTGATTCCGTTTTTGTTTGGGTTGTTGTTGGAGTTGGTGATTATTGTACCTTTAAGGGTGCCGATTTATCAAACGCccgtattttttgtttggcaaGATTGGGCGTTGGGCGTTTTGTATACAAAAATAGCCTGCGCTATCACTATGATGGGTCCGGATTGGTGGTTAAAAACCGCGATCGAAAGGGTTTATCGGGATGGGTTGAGAGAAATGCAATTAAAGgttgttttaaaggatttagCGGGGCCGGTTTTGGTTTGTTTTGGGTTGTTTTTAGCTGTTCCGTACGTTTTGGCGTATTCTTTAGCGCCCATTTTTATCGTTAATATTCAGATAAGGATTTTAATTGCGAGGAGAATCTatccgtttttacttttaatggGAATCGGAGCGTTTGCCGTTATTTTGCAAATACGgcaattaaaaagattatatgaacatattaaaaatgataaatatttgGTTGGGCAAAGGTTGGTTAATTATAATCatagataa